In one window of Musa acuminata AAA Group cultivar baxijiao chromosome BXJ3-2, Cavendish_Baxijiao_AAA, whole genome shotgun sequence DNA:
- the LOC135585987 gene encoding uncharacterized protein LOC135585987 isoform X3, whose protein sequence is MMNSDTPLDYAVFQLSPRRSRCELFVSGNGKTEKLASGFLKPFIAHSKVAEDQAAQAGNSIKLEVERAKNSSSWFKKGTLERFVRFVSTPDVLESANTYDAEIAQLEGARRIYSQGAGDPLSGALGEDDTATEAAVDTTKKELIRAIDVQLITLKQDLATACSHACSSGFSVENVLDLLFFSEYFGANRLNEACNNFISLCQRCPELIDHHQQSQSLPPHLKNLDNGNVRSSSSSDMSIDEPVIEHIGAGIPPDGGGLQVDMPSISQPSLLNTTKLSGTSQQVKLNGQHLKGAVLENIPSSANFPAQQDGGNFRQLSVKDRINLFESKQKEQSASSRNISTEGVVKRVVSGKGEHRRLSSDVSEKSVLRRWSSASDMSIDLSSSNCKSCNDQTESGSTAGTPTSVNLQLQSRNKTEETDATGFTMTSQCWLDLKESTTGTSASSLSLSQSQYKGFQGDRDCTEDESIKSSTTKNRPVLEKGQGTCDLSTSASRMEYCGLGDQDAFWANAKGFSAGNSASSKDFAAYHIQSKAEDHLQIEDRATLPDISKASSAVTEQVRWKYREGLQSQTREAPYGADAVGLKDQTKVANQLQTFGRTVDPVGNTKGWSHSQVQFEDLSVLSSEGNLLASQSQGKTFPVDIEEAGGRNAAASSATSGSSLLVTNDGINHQGIHWHQSSAYERGADEIADTEINHMSAFPVRKTKEKMDIVEPPSAHLMEQNQVVRSSKGIQALNDELRTKANDLEKLFTEHKLRTVTEQTASSRRSRPLDVQEDRVPVVVEKRNAVTLFDQLPENPLRETSKYDVDFDANFLLKMVGNVEYGNNTNQKLSTQSSSDDFRGKLYYKYMQKRDAKLREEWGTKSALKEAKMKAMRDSLECSQAVMNSRYSGSADRQSTSYTSRRAEKLRFFSNCLRSKNQAIESVEEMKDPEEPCEQFGHGQNTSHNDPFDDNSSKDTNSVKLPSKKTLSSSTLQTIETSVPKLSVKSTKSVSVKHRSQTENPLAEMLPDFSDFRKENAKPSAANNRVNSREKTKILSRSKNIIAETKLVKEEKPHRSQSMRKSTAGPGEFKSLSPLNSGSTDFTPLDFSKGQMDANFMNKVQKSGEFRAILRKEKGTVPGLGANIYKPKASKVSEVNKNGEDSKDIFHREDSPGLVKDVMEVEKSSAEGNAEAADFPVDSDSENPRYIEEYEGNDDFGSKNDAKKSLFQEAFDTVPVSPEFSISSENVQESSGPQSWNPCLHLSYVYEVSDIDASVDSPVGSPASWNLYPLNQIMEADVSRMRKKWGTALMPMIVANTSQQSHMDATKGFKRILKFGRKSRGMDNLVTDWVSASTASEGDDDTEDGCDLAARPMDDLRKSRMGYSLPYDVFNGGEIFPEKVQFNHFATSFQTVL, encoded by the exons ATGATGAACTCCGATACTCCTCTCGATTACGCCGTGTTCCAGCTCTCCCCCAGGCGGTCACG GTGTGAGTTGTTCGTCTCGGGAAATGGGAAGACCGAGAAGCTTGCATCTGGTTTCTTGAAGCCATTCATTGCTCATTCGAAGGTCGCGGAAGACCAGGCTGCTCAGGCAGGCAACTCAATAAAGCTTGAGGTTGAGAGAGCGAAAAATAGCAGCTCATGGTTCAAAAAAGGAACTCTTGAAAG GTTTGTTCGGTTTGTCAGTACACCAGATGTGTTGGAATCAGCCAATACATATGATGCAGAGATCGCACAGTTGGAAGGGGCCAGGAGAATATATTCACAG GGTGCTGGAGATCCGCTTTCTGGGGCATTGG GTGAAGATGACACAGCTACTGAAGCAGCTGTGGATACAACAAA AAAGGAGCTTATAAGAGCCATTGATGTGCAGCTTATCACTCTTAAGCAAGATCTGGCCACAGCTTGTAGTCATGCATGCTCTTCTGGATTTTCTGTTGAAAATGTCTTGGACCTTCTATTCTTTTCTGAATATTTTGGTGCGAATCGTCTCAA CGAGGCATGCAACAATTTCATTTCGCTTTGTCAAAGGTGCCCTGAACTTATTGATCACCACCAGCAGTCACAATCTCTGCCTCCACATTTGAAAAATCTTGACAACGGGAATGTTAGATCCTCCTCAAGCTCAGACATGTCAATAGATGAACCAGTAATAGAGCACATTGGTGCTGGTATACCACCTGATGGTGGTGGTCTTCAGGTTGACATGCCTAGTATTAGTCAACCGTCACTGCTGAATACAACAAAGTTATCAGGCACATCTCAGCAGGTCAAGCTCAATGGGCAGCACTTAAAAGGGGCAGTATTGGAGAATATTCCTTCATCAGCCAATTTTCCAGCTCAGCAAGACGGAGGGAATTTTAGGCAACTTAGTGTGAAGGACCGGATCAACCTCTTTGAAAGCAAACAGAAAGAACAATCAGCAAGTTCTAGAAATATCAGCACAGAAGGTGTTGTTAAAAGGGTAGTATCAGGTAAAGGGGAGCATAGGAGGCTCtcttctgatgtttcagagaAGTCAGTATTGAGAAGGTGGAGTAGTGCCAGTGACATGAGCATTGACCTTAGCAGCAGCAACTGTAAAAGTTGTAATGACCAGACAGAAAGTGGGAGTACTGCTGGAACTCCTACATCTGTCAATTTGCAGCTTCAGTCAAGAAATAAAACTGAAGAGACTGATGCTACTGGTTTTACCATGACATCACAATGCTGGTTGGATCTTAAAGAAAGCACCACAGGAACTTCTGCTTCTTCTTTGTCATTGTCACAGTCACAGTACAAAGGTTTTCAAGGTGATAGAGATTGTACTGAGGATGAAAGCATCAAGTCCTCGACAACTAAGAACAGACCAGTCTTGGAGAAGGGGCAGGGCACATGTGACCTGAGTACTTCTGCCAGCAGGATGGAGTACTGTGGATTGGGTGATCAAGATGCCTTTTGGGCCAATGCAAAAGGTTTTTCAGCTGGAAATAGTGCTAGCTCAAAAGATTTTGCAGCATATCACATCCAATCAAAAGCAGAGGATCATTTGCAAATTGAAGACCGGGCAACTTTGCCAGACATATCAAAAGCTTCATCAGCTGTGACTGAGCAGGTTAGATGGAAATATCGAGAAGGACTGCAATCCCAAACTAGGGAGGCTCCTTATGGAGCagatgctgttgggttaaaggatcAAACAAAGGTAGCTAACCAATTACAAACATTTGGGAGAACAGTAGATCCTGTCGGGAATACAAAAGGTTGGTCACATTCCCAGGTTCAGTTTGAAGATTTATCAGTTTTGTCTTCAGAGGGTAATCTTTTGGCTTCGCAATCTCAGGGAAAAACATTTCCTGTTGACATAGAGGAAGCAGGTGGAAGAAATGCAGCCGCCTCTTCTGCAACTTCTGGCTCTTCTCTACTTGTAACAAATGATGGTATCAATCACCAGGGAATACACTGGCATCAATCATCTGCTTATGAGAGAGGTGCAGATGAAATAGCTGATACTGAAATAAACCACATGTCTGCTTTTCCTGTAAGGAAGACCAAGGAAAAGATGGATATAGTTGAACCACCTTCTGCACATTTGATGGAGCAGAATCAGGTGGTGAGGTCATCAAAAGGAATTCAAGCGTTAAATGATGAATTACGTACCAAGGCTAATGACTTGGAAAAACTTTTCACTGAACATAAGCTTAGAACTGTCACTGAGCAAACAGCTTCCTCTCGAAGAAGCAGACCTCTGGATGTCCAGGAGGATCGTGTTCCGGTGGTTGTTGAGAAAAGAAATGCAGTGACACTTTTTGATCAGTTGCCTGAGAACCCTCTGAGGGAGACTTCTAAGTATGATGTAGACTTTGATGCCAATTTCCTGTTGAAAATGGTAGGCAACGTGGAATATGGTAATAATACAAATCAAAAGCTTAGTACACAAAGTTCATCAGATGATTTCAGAGGAAAATTGTACTATAAATACATGCAAAAACGGGATGCAAAACTAAGGGAAGAGTGGGGAACAAAAAGTGCTctgaaggaagcaaaaatgaaggCAATGCGTGACAGCCTAGAATGTAGTCAAGCTGTGATGAATTCCAGATATTCAGGATCTGCTGATAGACAGAGTACAAGCTACACTAGTCGCCGTGCAGAAAAGCTGAGATTTTTTAGCAATTGTTTAAGAAGTAAAAACCAG gcAATTGAGTCTGTTGAGGAAATGAAAGATCCGGAGGAACCATGTGAACAATTTGGTCATGGTCAAAATACATCCCACAATGATCCCTTTGATGATAATTCTTCTAAAGATACTAACTCTGTAAAGCTTCCATCTAAGAAAACTTTGTCTTCTTCCACCCTGCAGACCATAGAAACTTCAGTGCCAAAGCTTTCTGTAAAATCTACCAAATCAGTTTCCGTAAAACACAGAAGTCAAACTGAAAATCCTCTTGCTGAAATGCTCCCTGACTTCTCTGACTTCAGaaaggaaaatgcaaaaccaTCTGCAGCAAATAACAGGGTAAATTCACGAGAGAAAACAAAGATACTTTCTCGAAGCAAGAACATAATTGCGGAGACTAAACTTGTCAAGGAAGAGAAGCCACATAGGTCTCAGTCCATGAGAAAAAGTACCGCTGGTCCTGGTGAATTCAAGAGCCTTTCTCCTCTCAATTCTGGTAGCACTGATTTCACACCCTTAGATTTTTCCAAGGGACAAATGGATGCCAATTTTATGAACAAAGTGCAGAAGAGTGGGGAGTTCAGAGCAATCCTCAGGAAAGAGAAAGGTACAGTTCCTGGTTTAGGAGCCAATATATATAAACCTAAAGCTTCTAAGGTCTCTGAGGTGAATAAGAATGGAGAGGATTCTAAGGATATATTTCATAGAGAGGACTCACCTGGCCTAGTTAAAGATGTAATGGAGGTGGAAAAATCGTCTGCCGAAGGAAATGCTGAGGCTGCAGATTTTCCTGTTGACTCAGATAGCGAAAATCCAAGATACATTGAAGAATATGAAGGCaatgatgattttggatcaaAAAATGATGCTAAAAAATCTCTATTCCAAGAAGCTTTCGACACAGTTCCTGTTTCTCCTGAGTTTAGTATTTCTTCAGAAAATGTACAAGAGTCATCAGGTCCTCAGTCATGGAACCCATGCCTCCATTTATCTTATGTATATGAGGTATCGGATATTGATGCTTCTGTAGATTCACCTGTAGGAAGTCCAGCATCATGGAATTTATACCCGCTGAACCAAATAATGGAGGCAGATGTTTCTCGAATGAGAAAAAAATGGGGAACTGCTCTAATGCCTATGATTGTTGCTAACACATCCCAACAGTCACACATGGATGCCACAAAAGGGTTTAAACGAATATTGAAATTTGGGAGGAAAAGTAGGGGTATGGACAATCTAGTCACTGATTGGGTGTCTGCTTCAACAGCTTCCGAAGGTGATGATGACACAGAAGATGGTTGTGATTTAGCAGCCCGGCCTATGGATGACCTGAGGAAGTCGAGAATGGGCTACTCACTTCCTTATGATGTGTTCAATGGTGGAGAAATCTTTCCTGAAAAAG TGCAGTTCAATCATTTTGCCACTTCATTCCAAACCGTTCTGTAG
- the LOC135585987 gene encoding uncharacterized protein LOC135585987 isoform X1 has protein sequence MMNSDTPLDYAVFQLSPRRSRCELFVSGNGKTEKLASGFLKPFIAHSKVAEDQAAQAGNSIKLEVERAKNSSSWFKKGTLERFVRFVSTPDVLESANTYDAEIAQLEGARRIYSQGAGDPLSGALGEDDTATEAAVDTTKKELIRAIDVQLITLKQDLATACSHACSSGFSVENVLDLLFFSEYFGANRLNEACNNFISLCQRCPELIDHHQQSQSLPPHLKNLDNGNVRSSSSSDMSIDEPVIEHIGAGIPPDGGGLQVDMPSISQPSLLNTTKLSGTSQQVKLNGQHLKGAVLENIPSSANFPAQQDGGNFRQLSVKDRINLFESKQKEQSASSRNISTEGVVKRVVSGKGEHRRLSSDVSEKSVLRRWSSASDMSIDLSSSNCKSCNDQTESGSTAGTPTSVNLQLQSRNKTEETDATGFTMTSQCWLDLKESTTGTSASSLSLSQSQYKGFQGDRDCTEDESIKSSTTKNRPVLEKGQGTCDLSTSASRMEYCGLGDQDAFWANAKGFSAGNSASSKDFAAYHIQSKAEDHLQIEDRATLPDISKASSAVTEQVRWKYREGLQSQTREAPYGADAVGLKDQTKVANQLQTFGRTVDPVGNTKGWSHSQVQFEDLSVLSSEGNLLASQSQGKTFPVDIEEAGGRNAAASSATSGSSLLVTNDGINHQGIHWHQSSAYERGADEIADTEINHMSAFPVRKTKEKMDIVEPPSAHLMEQNQVVRSSKGIQALNDELRTKANDLEKLFTEHKLRTVTEQTASSRRSRPLDVQEDRVPVVVEKRNAVTLFDQLPENPLRETSKYDVDFDANFLLKMVGNVEYGNNTNQKLSTQSSSDDFRGKLYYKYMQKRDAKLREEWGTKSALKEAKMKAMRDSLECSQAVMNSRYSGSADRQSTSYTSRRAEKLRFFSNCLRSKNQAIESVEEMKDPEEPCEQFGHGQNTSHNDPFDDNSSKDTNSVKLPSKKTLSSSTLQTIETSVPKLSVKSTKSVSVKHRSQTENPLAEMLPDFSDFRKENAKPSAANNRVNSREKTKILSRSKNIIAETKLVKEEKPHRSQSMRKSTAGPGEFKSLSPLNSGSTDFTPLDFSKGQMDANFMNKVQKSGEFRAILRKEKGTVPGLGANIYKPKASKVSEVNKNGEDSKDIFHREDSPGLVKDVMEVEKSSAEGNAEAADFPVDSDSENPRYIEEYEGNDDFGSKNDAKKSLFQEAFDTVPVSPEFSISSENVQESSGPQSWNPCLHLSYVYEVSDIDASVDSPVGSPASWNLYPLNQIMEADVSRMRKKWGTALMPMIVANTSQQSHMDATKGFKRILKFGRKSRGMDNLVTDWVSASTASEGDDDTEDGCDLAARPMDDLRKSRMGYSLPYDVFNGGEIFPEKVQSFCHFIPNRSVDFKLREDHQTGSSLKAPHSFFSLSSLRSKELKPR, from the exons ATGATGAACTCCGATACTCCTCTCGATTACGCCGTGTTCCAGCTCTCCCCCAGGCGGTCACG GTGTGAGTTGTTCGTCTCGGGAAATGGGAAGACCGAGAAGCTTGCATCTGGTTTCTTGAAGCCATTCATTGCTCATTCGAAGGTCGCGGAAGACCAGGCTGCTCAGGCAGGCAACTCAATAAAGCTTGAGGTTGAGAGAGCGAAAAATAGCAGCTCATGGTTCAAAAAAGGAACTCTTGAAAG GTTTGTTCGGTTTGTCAGTACACCAGATGTGTTGGAATCAGCCAATACATATGATGCAGAGATCGCACAGTTGGAAGGGGCCAGGAGAATATATTCACAG GGTGCTGGAGATCCGCTTTCTGGGGCATTGG GTGAAGATGACACAGCTACTGAAGCAGCTGTGGATACAACAAA AAAGGAGCTTATAAGAGCCATTGATGTGCAGCTTATCACTCTTAAGCAAGATCTGGCCACAGCTTGTAGTCATGCATGCTCTTCTGGATTTTCTGTTGAAAATGTCTTGGACCTTCTATTCTTTTCTGAATATTTTGGTGCGAATCGTCTCAA CGAGGCATGCAACAATTTCATTTCGCTTTGTCAAAGGTGCCCTGAACTTATTGATCACCACCAGCAGTCACAATCTCTGCCTCCACATTTGAAAAATCTTGACAACGGGAATGTTAGATCCTCCTCAAGCTCAGACATGTCAATAGATGAACCAGTAATAGAGCACATTGGTGCTGGTATACCACCTGATGGTGGTGGTCTTCAGGTTGACATGCCTAGTATTAGTCAACCGTCACTGCTGAATACAACAAAGTTATCAGGCACATCTCAGCAGGTCAAGCTCAATGGGCAGCACTTAAAAGGGGCAGTATTGGAGAATATTCCTTCATCAGCCAATTTTCCAGCTCAGCAAGACGGAGGGAATTTTAGGCAACTTAGTGTGAAGGACCGGATCAACCTCTTTGAAAGCAAACAGAAAGAACAATCAGCAAGTTCTAGAAATATCAGCACAGAAGGTGTTGTTAAAAGGGTAGTATCAGGTAAAGGGGAGCATAGGAGGCTCtcttctgatgtttcagagaAGTCAGTATTGAGAAGGTGGAGTAGTGCCAGTGACATGAGCATTGACCTTAGCAGCAGCAACTGTAAAAGTTGTAATGACCAGACAGAAAGTGGGAGTACTGCTGGAACTCCTACATCTGTCAATTTGCAGCTTCAGTCAAGAAATAAAACTGAAGAGACTGATGCTACTGGTTTTACCATGACATCACAATGCTGGTTGGATCTTAAAGAAAGCACCACAGGAACTTCTGCTTCTTCTTTGTCATTGTCACAGTCACAGTACAAAGGTTTTCAAGGTGATAGAGATTGTACTGAGGATGAAAGCATCAAGTCCTCGACAACTAAGAACAGACCAGTCTTGGAGAAGGGGCAGGGCACATGTGACCTGAGTACTTCTGCCAGCAGGATGGAGTACTGTGGATTGGGTGATCAAGATGCCTTTTGGGCCAATGCAAAAGGTTTTTCAGCTGGAAATAGTGCTAGCTCAAAAGATTTTGCAGCATATCACATCCAATCAAAAGCAGAGGATCATTTGCAAATTGAAGACCGGGCAACTTTGCCAGACATATCAAAAGCTTCATCAGCTGTGACTGAGCAGGTTAGATGGAAATATCGAGAAGGACTGCAATCCCAAACTAGGGAGGCTCCTTATGGAGCagatgctgttgggttaaaggatcAAACAAAGGTAGCTAACCAATTACAAACATTTGGGAGAACAGTAGATCCTGTCGGGAATACAAAAGGTTGGTCACATTCCCAGGTTCAGTTTGAAGATTTATCAGTTTTGTCTTCAGAGGGTAATCTTTTGGCTTCGCAATCTCAGGGAAAAACATTTCCTGTTGACATAGAGGAAGCAGGTGGAAGAAATGCAGCCGCCTCTTCTGCAACTTCTGGCTCTTCTCTACTTGTAACAAATGATGGTATCAATCACCAGGGAATACACTGGCATCAATCATCTGCTTATGAGAGAGGTGCAGATGAAATAGCTGATACTGAAATAAACCACATGTCTGCTTTTCCTGTAAGGAAGACCAAGGAAAAGATGGATATAGTTGAACCACCTTCTGCACATTTGATGGAGCAGAATCAGGTGGTGAGGTCATCAAAAGGAATTCAAGCGTTAAATGATGAATTACGTACCAAGGCTAATGACTTGGAAAAACTTTTCACTGAACATAAGCTTAGAACTGTCACTGAGCAAACAGCTTCCTCTCGAAGAAGCAGACCTCTGGATGTCCAGGAGGATCGTGTTCCGGTGGTTGTTGAGAAAAGAAATGCAGTGACACTTTTTGATCAGTTGCCTGAGAACCCTCTGAGGGAGACTTCTAAGTATGATGTAGACTTTGATGCCAATTTCCTGTTGAAAATGGTAGGCAACGTGGAATATGGTAATAATACAAATCAAAAGCTTAGTACACAAAGTTCATCAGATGATTTCAGAGGAAAATTGTACTATAAATACATGCAAAAACGGGATGCAAAACTAAGGGAAGAGTGGGGAACAAAAAGTGCTctgaaggaagcaaaaatgaaggCAATGCGTGACAGCCTAGAATGTAGTCAAGCTGTGATGAATTCCAGATATTCAGGATCTGCTGATAGACAGAGTACAAGCTACACTAGTCGCCGTGCAGAAAAGCTGAGATTTTTTAGCAATTGTTTAAGAAGTAAAAACCAG gcAATTGAGTCTGTTGAGGAAATGAAAGATCCGGAGGAACCATGTGAACAATTTGGTCATGGTCAAAATACATCCCACAATGATCCCTTTGATGATAATTCTTCTAAAGATACTAACTCTGTAAAGCTTCCATCTAAGAAAACTTTGTCTTCTTCCACCCTGCAGACCATAGAAACTTCAGTGCCAAAGCTTTCTGTAAAATCTACCAAATCAGTTTCCGTAAAACACAGAAGTCAAACTGAAAATCCTCTTGCTGAAATGCTCCCTGACTTCTCTGACTTCAGaaaggaaaatgcaaaaccaTCTGCAGCAAATAACAGGGTAAATTCACGAGAGAAAACAAAGATACTTTCTCGAAGCAAGAACATAATTGCGGAGACTAAACTTGTCAAGGAAGAGAAGCCACATAGGTCTCAGTCCATGAGAAAAAGTACCGCTGGTCCTGGTGAATTCAAGAGCCTTTCTCCTCTCAATTCTGGTAGCACTGATTTCACACCCTTAGATTTTTCCAAGGGACAAATGGATGCCAATTTTATGAACAAAGTGCAGAAGAGTGGGGAGTTCAGAGCAATCCTCAGGAAAGAGAAAGGTACAGTTCCTGGTTTAGGAGCCAATATATATAAACCTAAAGCTTCTAAGGTCTCTGAGGTGAATAAGAATGGAGAGGATTCTAAGGATATATTTCATAGAGAGGACTCACCTGGCCTAGTTAAAGATGTAATGGAGGTGGAAAAATCGTCTGCCGAAGGAAATGCTGAGGCTGCAGATTTTCCTGTTGACTCAGATAGCGAAAATCCAAGATACATTGAAGAATATGAAGGCaatgatgattttggatcaaAAAATGATGCTAAAAAATCTCTATTCCAAGAAGCTTTCGACACAGTTCCTGTTTCTCCTGAGTTTAGTATTTCTTCAGAAAATGTACAAGAGTCATCAGGTCCTCAGTCATGGAACCCATGCCTCCATTTATCTTATGTATATGAGGTATCGGATATTGATGCTTCTGTAGATTCACCTGTAGGAAGTCCAGCATCATGGAATTTATACCCGCTGAACCAAATAATGGAGGCAGATGTTTCTCGAATGAGAAAAAAATGGGGAACTGCTCTAATGCCTATGATTGTTGCTAACACATCCCAACAGTCACACATGGATGCCACAAAAGGGTTTAAACGAATATTGAAATTTGGGAGGAAAAGTAGGGGTATGGACAATCTAGTCACTGATTGGGTGTCTGCTTCAACAGCTTCCGAAGGTGATGATGACACAGAAGATGGTTGTGATTTAGCAGCCCGGCCTATGGATGACCTGAGGAAGTCGAGAATGGGCTACTCACTTCCTTATGATGTGTTCAATGGTGGAGAAATCTTTCCTGAAAAAG TTCAATCATTTTGCCACTTCATTCCAAACCGTTCTGTAGACTTCAAATTGAGAGAGGATCATCAAACTGGAAGCTCCCTGAAAG CACCACACTCTTTCTTCTCTCTATCTTCATTGCGGAGCAAGGAACTCAAGCCTCGGTGA